CAGTCTTGTAAGTGGCCCTTTCCCCCTATCAAATCATAGTGGactctacctctttttttttttttttttttggttcttttttttttcggagctggggaccgaacccagggccttgcgcttcctaggtaagcgctctaccactgagctaaatccccagcactcTACCTCTTTTTATAGGAATCCTGGCACCTTCCCGCCATAATTCCTATAAAAGGACTTGTGAGAACCGCAATCCAAGTGGTATTATACTGGTGTCCGGTCTTCGAGGATCGGACCTTTTGTTAGCGTTGGAGAATGCCCTGGGGCTTTAGTTCCTGCTGTGGAAGAACACGCTCACCTGCACTGCACAGAAGAGCTCTCTGCGTCCGGAGACACAGCCACCGAGGTCGGAAGCCATGTGCTCCGTGGATACAGCTCTGGGATGAGAACAGAAGCCGTGCTGGTCTTAGGTTTGACCCAGCTAGGCCAGGCTCTGATGATCACAGAAGGCATGGTCACATAGGTGGCTCTTCTGACATCTGTCCCTGATGTCACATGGTGGTCAAACTCCTTCTCTACAAGGAAGGCTTGGTTCATAGAATTGGAGGCTACGTCCCCTGGCGAAGGGCAGAGAGACACTTTGTTGGTGACGCTGTTCTTatatcagtcaggggcagagcagTCTTCTGCTCAACCTAGCTTGACacctggcttggtggccaaagccATCTTATGCCTACGACTCATAATAATCTAATCAAATCAAGTCAATTCCAGGCAGTGCAGCATCGGAGGAGAAAGACAGATGGAGACCTTTGGTCTGCCTTGCCACACAGGCCTGGTGGGGAACGACGCCGACAGATCTGCCCTCTACTCCACAGCAGGACAGACACATTGAACCCTACCATCACGCAGGGcagcagggaaggaggaagacagaTCTGCAGACTGCCATGCCACCCACATTCCTGCCATCATGATATAGGGACACATGGTGTCACTCAGGGCCCCGCCAGTCACATGCCCAGCCTGCAGCAGGAGCCACCACAATGTGCATTATGTGGTCagatgggagggaaagagaagtggAGCAGCGTGAGTATCATGAAGAGAGACGGAACTGGAGACTCGAGGGTAAAGAGAAACAGCCTGCTGTGAGTGTCTAGCCCTGTCACCTGGAGCCATGGCGAGGTCCCAGCCCGAGCTGCCACTGAGGGCCTGTAGCTCTGCACTGTCAGGAGTCAGTGGCTCATTAGAGAACATGGGATGTCCCTGTTCTGGGCAGCTACCAGGAAATATGTAAATACCCAAGGGCTGAGCAGAACTACCTCACCGCTCATTGGCTGGAGcactctggagagctggccccacctctTACTGGTGGCAACACTTGGGAGAGTGTGCGTCATCCAGGCAGCACAAAGGGGCTGGTAGGGGTGGGGGTATCTGCCAGTGAGGTGGTGTAGGTACTGTAGgtatggggtggggtgtgtgtgtgacatcCTCTGCCACttcaccccacctccaccccgccctgccacctgaggcagtctggagagctggccctgtcccctcactggctgtagcacctgggagagcaggccctgctcTTCACCTGAGCTAACCAGTGAACCTGGCCCTGATGCCAAAGGCTGAGATGAGCCAGCCCTGAGGATGTGAGAgcgggagagctggcccagcccccACAAAGGCTGCAGCACTTGGGTAAGTGGGCTCcacaccttgcctgggcagcacagtggagctggctctggaggcatgGGTGTGGGTGAGCTGTCCCAAGGGCAGGAGAgcgggagagctgaccctgcctcctgccgATGGCGGTATTGGGTGGTCTAGTCTGAATGGTGCTGGAGAATTTGCCCTGATGATTTGGATAAGGAAGAGCTGACCAGCTCATCTACTACCCAGCGCAGATCCAGCACtctgaattggcccaccccaaaatctacATCATCTGTGAACATTTGGGATGTGTGAAAGGGCTAGTCCTGCTgacccagagctgcaggatctccaaGACACAGGGCAGCAAAGGGATAACTGGGAGGAAGCCTAGGGAGGATTCAATATCGATGGTGTCTCAGAAGCCAGAGTCtgaaaccagaccaatgactcactgcaatgaacattcgCCACAAGTGAAGATGTATGGACACAGGGAAAGACTgtgagacacactgtgacacactacagcttccatgatgagatggTTTCTATGCCTTTTGTTTATTCATGTGCTTCTTATTTTgagggggaggttgcaagggtgaaggGTGAACATGGGGGCACAGGGAGATGGGtaggactggggtgcatgatgctAAACTAACAAAGATTCattaaagagttaaaaataaCAAAGGCTAAGCCTGTATCATTCCTTTCCTCATTGCTGTGGAAAGTATCTGACAAGAAGCAGCTTAAGAGAGAGGAAAGGTTTACCTCAGCTCAGTTCTACGTAGGTCCATCACCATGAGGAAGAACAGAAGCAGGAACGTGAGGCAGGATCTAACCACATCCACGGTGGGGAGTGAGGGGGATGATTGATggggctcagctcactttctcctttctatGTTGTCTGAGGCCTCCcagtccatccattcatccatctgttCATCTATATACCTGTCCATCCAGCCACCAGCCACCCATTCATGCATCATGCAGCCAGCCACCAGCCACCCATGCatcacccacccagccacccacccacccatgcatcaCCCACCCAGCCACCAGCCACCCATTCATGCATCATGCAGCCAGCCACCAGCCACCCATGCATCACCCACCCAGCCACCAGCCACCCATGCATCACCCACCCAGCCACCTACCCACCCATGCATCATGCAGCCAGCCAATCATCAGTCCAGTCTTGCAGTGAGTCAGGTGCCATCTTGGACACATCTGGGACACAATTAAGGGTGAAAGAGACAAGGCCTCCCTTGTAGACTTTGATTTGGAGGTCAGATATCAACAGACTGCTGAACTGCGTCCCAAGGCTCTACTTATGGCATCCCTTGAGACTACAATAGGGTTGGCCTTATTGGTGTCATCATTAACGTCCTCAGGTCTGTACCGACCATGCCCCAGCCAGGGTCAGAATGTGCTTGGTTTCTCTACAACTTGCTCAATAGGAAGTGGACATGAGGCCATGCACCACTGCCCAGGGCATGGGGAAGGTCCACCATCAGAGGGATCGTAAACTCTTCCACTCCCGCAATCCCTGGGCCACCCTCCCAAGCAGCAGAGTGTTTCTAGGAGGGTAAAGTTAAGTCTGGAGGCTGGCCTGTCTCTGCTGGTTGACTTCTATGAAGGCTGACAGCTGTGGAGTCAGCCCATCGGAGGGCTTTGGCCCATGACCTACTCTGCCTGTTTCTTGTGGCTGAGATGGGCTTAGGCATGGGTAAGACAAGTGGTGGCCCACTGCTGTGGACCAGGTGACGTGAACTTTGTGCTGACCTCTTGCACACTTGGAGCTGGGATGCTTAGGTTCCGAACCCACTGCTTTGTGCTTCGCTATTTTTGAATGGCCCCCCTAGAACGAGGGTCAGGCCTCCACATCACACAGAAGGAAGCCATGCCCTGTCAAGGCTTCTCCTGCCTGCTCTGGGGCTCTGAGTGTTCCTGTCTGCCACACGGGACCCAGGGCTGCACAGTCCACCATGTCCAGTCAGAGCTCTGCTAGATACAGGGGTGACTCGTGATCTCGCACAGGGGAGGAGTGGAGTCTTGTACAGATTGAAAAGCCAGTTTGGGGCTGCTCAGGGGATGACCGTCATGGTCCTGCCGGGCTGGAGGCTCTTGCCTCTTACACACCCCATGATCACAGTAGTCACGTTCCAGAGTCACACTGGGTGTTTATTTATGTTGAGAGCAATGGCAGGCTGAGGCTTTACTGGCAGGAACTGTTTCCTTCTTCAGCAGACTTTTGGATCCAGTAACCAGTCTAGTGGGGAGGGGACAGACAGTATTGGGATGGTGGAGAAAAGAGGATCAGGGGACTGACTTAGGAGGGACAACAGGCAGGCAGACGGGAAGCTGGGCAGGGAGATGAGACCAGAAATGACTCCAGGGAGGGGTTAGGAGACGTGCCCCACTCTGTGACCAGTCCAGGCTCCTCCAAAAGTCCTTGCTTACCACTGCCTTTCCCCACAGAATTTAGACTTGTGGTAGATCACGGTGGCATGGTACCATGAGTACTAAGGTTAGTGAAAATATGCACGTGacccagatgtggtggcacaggccgGAAATACCCTCACCCAGGAGGTAAAACAGAATCATggattccagaccagcctggactatgcaACAAGACCCTATCTGTGAGGTGATGGTACATGTGTGAGCAAGCGTGTGCAAGCATGTGCCTGTCTGCATGCTTGTGGGTACACGCTTGGGTGTTCCAATGTGGCTGAGCAGATATGTGCCAGAGGTGGCATGATGGGAAATGGGCTGGCCTGGGTGGCGACTGGGAAGAGGCCCTGACTCCAGCCATGAGAGGCCGAAGACGAGGCTCAGCCTGAGGCCTCTGGGCCTTCAGTCCTCCCAGACTTCCCTACTCAGAATATGCTGTCCCTGTTCAAGGACTTCCATGGATGGACTCCAGTGTCCTGCAAACAGGAAACCAGAGTAGAGAGGACAGAACAGGAGAATCTGTGTGGGGAGGAGGCAGCCTGTGACAAAGACATGGGGTTGGGACAAAATGGTCTAGGACTCAGATAGGACCATGAGCCATGGGCACCTCCCTTCTGGCTCAGGCTAAACTGTGAACAAGCACTTGGTTCAGACGGTCTGGGACTGTAAGGCCTACACATGTCCCCTGAGGACCCACAGGACCTGGAGAGTGTCTAAGGACTTGTGATGGCCAGGGGAGGTGCCACCATTGTCTAGGGTCTCCAGACCCCATCACCCTCTGCATACAAACCCATTACCAGTTAAATCAGGGAAGAGAAGGTTGTTCTTTGTGAGGTTTTGGGTCTTGGTCAGGCAGATGAACCTGTCTATTGTCTTATGAGTTATCTTCCAGTCTCTACCTGTGGCCAGAGGACAGCACAGCTCTCAGTACTTGGTGGTGGTGAGGTATTTGTCCCCAAGCTGTCCCACACCCAGGAAGCACGTGCCCTTGAGGACAGTCATGCACAGGGCCCAGGGAAGCAGGGGCTCACCCAGAAGGCTGACCCTGGTGATGTTCTGGTTGCTTGCCTGTCTGAGGGACAGCACCAGGGCGAACTTGACGTAGTCTGTCTCTATGACCTGTATGTTTTCTTTGTCTGCCCCAGGCCCTGACCCTGGGGGACACACATGTCAGGTTCCCAAGGCAGTCGTATCCCTCCCACCCCTGTCTCTCTTACCTCTGTTGTCCCTGGTGAATTGCCCAGGCTTGTTTGTTGGGATCAGGGTATAGGACCAAGTGCTGCAATGCTTGCCCCTGTGGGAAGGATAGGCAGGAATAGAAACAGAGGTGGGGCAGAGGTCTAGGAAGCCAGCCAGGCCCATCCTGGTAgactaccaaaagaaaaaaagaaaaaagaaaaatcagccgTTCATTTGGAGGGATCTGCATCCCAGAAGAATGGAAAAGACTGGAGCCCCTCCCCAACCCTGCTGTTGCCCCGGCCTCAGTTCTAGGATCTTTCAGCTACTGTGTGCTCTTCCTAGAAGTCTGTCCCAGTGCCACAAGAGTGACTCCTGCTCAACCCATACACAGGTCCTCAAGTGTATAGGGACTTGCCATGTTAAAAAGAAAGTGTTTCTGGGTATCAGCCGCTAGCCCCCTCTGGCACCCGAGCCAACAAACTCCAGAAGAGCCAAGGACAGACTTCAAAGTGGAGATGTCTGCCACAGGAACAAGAACCTGCCCAGGAGATCGAGGTAGGACAGGCAGAGCCaagacagagactgagaaggGTCCCTGGCTCCGCAAGGGTCTCCACAAGAGTCACGCTGGCCACAGGAAGTCACCAGATGCCTTGCAATGGCCATGAAGCAGGCTGTGCTAGACATGGCCTCCAGATGTGGTTCCTCAACCCACAGTGTGGCCAGGCCATGCAAGGCTCCCAGAACACAGCCCCAAGTCCCTGACTGCTTGCACGACAGACACCCCACTCACCGAGTCATG
This Rattus norvegicus strain BN/NHsdMcwi chromosome 3, GRCr8, whole genome shotgun sequence DNA region includes the following protein-coding sequences:
- the Lcn12 gene encoding epididymal-specific lipocalin-12 isoform 2 (isoform 2 is encoded by transcript variant 2), producing MQFQGEWFVLGLADNTYKREHRPLLHSFITLFKLRDNSEFQVTNSMTRGKHCSTWSYTLIPTNKPGQFTRDNRGSGPGADKENIQVIETDYVKFALVLSLRQASNQNITRVSLLGRDWKITHKTIDRFICLTKTQNLTKNNLLFPDLTGNGFVCRGLVTGSKSLLKKETVPASKASACHCSQHK
- the Lcn12 gene encoding epididymal-specific lipocalin-12 isoform 1 precursor (isoform 1 precursor is encoded by transcript variant 1); protein product: MGPWWALWLILTLPQILGGQSPTMPQGFSQMTSFQSNKFQGEWFVLGLADNTYKREHRPLLHSFITLFKLRDNSEFQVTNSMTRGKHCSTWSYTLIPTNKPGQFTRDNRGSGPGADKENIQVIETDYVKFALVLSLRQASNQNITRVSLLGRDWKITHKTIDRFICLTKTQNLTKNNLLFPDLTDWLLDPKVC